A genome region from Salvia splendens isolate huo1 chromosome 19, SspV2, whole genome shotgun sequence includes the following:
- the LOC121780001 gene encoding mediator of RNA polymerase II transcription subunit 19a-like — translation MDGNRFGKGPRELTGARDLISHFKLLPHHDFFCKNPRPVSVLDTHYLSNVVGDTEIRKGEGMQLDQLVQTTFSRHSSACIKPFNLDLLGEAFHLQESAPVNLSPAEKGIPTIAVKSKTESKVKDKHRKHKDKHKVKDKDRKKHKRSKEEKEKKREKREKRKKRDGDDDTSGVKKHKKSKHKSSKIDEVGAKWFPA, via the exons ATGGATGGTAATAGGTTTGGAAAAG GGCCAAGAGAACTTACAGGTGCTCGAGATCTTATAAGTCACTTCAAGTTATTACCTCATCATGATTTTTTCTGCAAAAATCCACGTCCTGTGTCAGTACTGGACACACACTACCTCTCCAACGTGGTTGGTGATACAGAGATCAGGAAAGGGGAAGGGATGCAATTGGATCAGCTTGTTCAGACTACATTTTCAAGACATAGTTCTGCATGTATAAAGCCATTTAACTTAGATTTACTTGGAGAAGCCTTCCACCTTCAGGAATCAGCTCCTGTCAACCTGTCTCCT GCCGAGAAGGGAATCCCCACGATTGCTGTAAAATCCAAAACTGAGTCTAAAGTGAAGGACAAGCACAGAAAGCACAAGGACAAACACAAGGTGAAGGATAAAGACCGTAAGAAGCACAAAAGAAGTAAAgaggagaaggagaaaaagCGAGAGAAGCGCGAAAAG AGAAAGAAGCGTGATGGAGATGATGATACCAGTGGGGTTAAGAAGCACAAGAAAAGTAAG CATAAGAGCTCAAAGATTGACGAGGTGGGGGCGAAATGGTTTCCCGCATAA
- the LOC121778504 gene encoding uncharacterized protein LOC121778504, with product MDRVIGALNRAASSNAVVNTFMGAVFCALAARSWEQTQTVRALEAENEALVKTNSQMKNTIWEWKQTLYSEAKADPEKALVPLSTLQAIYGDVVESVAVSAGDNAQEGNPSKERLIM from the exons ATGGATCGAGTAATCGGCGCGCTGAATCGGGCGGCCAGCAGCAACGCCGTCGTGAACACGTTTATGGGAGCCGTTTTCTGCGCTCTGGCGGCGCGGTCGTGGGAGCAGACGCAGACGGTCCGGGCGCTCGAGGCGGAGAACGAGGCGTTGGTGAAAACAAACAGTCAGATGAAGAATACGATTTGGGAATGGAAGCAGACGCTATACTCGGAGGCAAAGGCTGATCCGGAGAAGGCTCTCGTCCCACTCTCCACTCTGCAGGCTATCTACGGCGATGTTGTTGAATCTGTCGCCGTATCTG CTGGAGACAATGCGCAAGAAGGAAACCCTTCCAAGGAAAGGCTCATTATGTAG
- the LOC121780134 gene encoding cytosolic sulfotransferase 5-like, with the protein MNNDPCITNQKRKNPLTLREGFWLPTFLLNSAASFPQNFHAREDDVVLTSPIKTGTTWLMAISHSLLHKPKSNDTYNADADVLTNNPHSLVPTVEFELWSPTTNVNIFDPTPLLHTHLPLPLLPASAAKIVYIARNPRDTVISMWHFFNAMIQPLPLERAVECFCSGAHPFGPFAGHVAEYWLESRRRPETVLFVKYEDMKRDPKMGVLRIAEFLGRAVAGTGEVEEILWRCSLERLKGSEVNAAAHSAYFREGEVGDWRNYLTAEMEEGIHRSVGVKLEALGLFF; encoded by the exons ATGAATAATGATCCATGCATCACG aaccaaaaaagaaaaaaccccctCACCCTACGAGAGGGCTTCTGGCTCCCCACCTTCCTCCTCAACTCCGCCGCCTCCTTCCCCCAAAACTTCCACGCCCGCGAGGACGACGTCGTCCTCACCTCCCCAATCAAAACCGGCACCACCTGGCTCATGGCCATCTCCCACTCCCTTCTCCACAAACCCAAATCCAATGATACCTACAATGCCGATGCCGATGTCCTAACCAACAACCCTCATTCCCTGGTCCCCACAGTCGAATTCGAGCTGTGGTCCCCCACCACAAACGTCAACATCTTCGACCCCACCCCCCTCCTCCACACCcacctccccctccccctcctcccTGCCTCCGCGGCAAAAATCGTCTACATCGCGCGCAATCCCAGGGACACCGTCATCTCCATGTGGCACTTCTTCAACGCCATGATCCAGCCACTGCCGCTGGAGAGGGCGGTGGAGTGCTTCTGCTCCGGGGCCCACCCCTTCGGCCCGTTTGCGGGCCACGTGGCGGAGTACTGGCTGGAGAGCAGGAGGCGGCCGGAGACGGTGCTGTTTGTGAAGTATGAGGACATGAAGAGGGACCCGAAGATGGGGGTTTTGAGGATTGCGGAGTTTCTCGGGAGGGCGGTGGCGGGGACGGGGGAGGTAGAGGAGATTCTGTGGCGGTGCAGTTTGGAGAGGCTCAAGGGTTCGGAGGTGAATGCGGCGGCGCATTCGGCTTATTTTAGGGAAGGGGAGGTCGGAGATTGGAGGAATTATTTGACGGCGGAGATGGAAGAGGGGATTCATCGGAGCGTGGGCGTTAAGCTCGAGGCACTGGGCCTCTTTTTCTAA